The sequence below is a genomic window from Brassica oleracea var. oleracea cultivar TO1000 unplaced genomic scaffold, BOL UnpScaffold07217, whole genome shotgun sequence.
ATTACCACCGTCACCGTCAGACTGATCACCACGACGCGCCAAATACAAAAGCTCTTCAAGTTTATCTCTTCTCATCCTCACTTTTATCCTTAAACGACCATTCTTCTCTCCCGTCTCCACGTTTTCTCTTCGTACTCCGTCGCCGCCGAGAACCGGGTGCACTGCGCTGCTTCTCCTAAGAAAATTGCCCATTTTTCTAGTCTTTTTC
It includes:
- the LOC106322115 gene encoding uncharacterized protein LOC106322115, whose amino-acid sequence is MGNFLRRSSAVHPVLGGDGVRRENVETGEKNGRLRIKVRMRRDKLEELLYLARRGDQSDGDGGNIGILILKECMEGRLPARVLSSDEYVSPQPCGTYLVSRRLSSIKEE